Part of the Acidimicrobiia bacterium genome is shown below.
TACTTCGACGACGTGTTCGCCATGGCCGCACAGCGGACCTTCGTGTCGTGCGAGCGCGTCGTCGAGCCGGGGGCGATGCTCGCCGAGGGATCCGAGCAGACGATCAAGGTGAGCCGCCTGTGGACCGACGGCGTCGTCGAGGCGCCCTTCGGCGCCCACTTCACCCACTGCGTCCCCGACTACCCGCGGGACGAGGCGGTCCAGCGCGACTACGCGGCGTCGGCCGCGGACGCAGCGGCCTGGTCGGGGTTCCGCGCCCGGTGGGTCGACCTCCCGGAGGCCGACTACCGGCGTCTCGCCGAGGCGTCCCTGGACCGCGTGTCGTGACCGCCACCCTCGCCGAGGTGTGCGTCGTCGCCTGCGCCGAGGCCTTCCGCGGCGACGGCGAGATCCTTGCCAGCCCTATCGGGGTCATCCCCACCCTCGGCGCCCGCCTCGCCGCCCTCACCTTCGAGCCCGACCTCGTCTACACCGACGGGGACGCGCTCGCGCTGGCGGCGCCGGTCCGACTCGGCGACCCCGCGGCGCCGAAGGTCGTCGAGGCCTGGCTCCCGTTCGGGCGGATGTTCGACGTCGTGTGGTCCGGCCGCCGGCACGTGATGATGGGCGCGACCCAGATCGACCGGTACGGTAACCAGAACATCGCCTGCATCGGCCCGTGGGCCCGGCCGAAGGCGCAGCTGCTCGGTGTGCGCGGCGCCCCGGGCAACACCGTCAACGACCCGACCAGCTACTGGGTCCCAAGCCACTCGCAGCGCGTGTTCGTGCCCGCCGTCGACTGCGTGTCCGGGGTCGGCTACGACCGAGCCGCGGCCGCGGGCCCGAGCGCCACCGTCTTCCACGAGATCCGCCGCGTGATCTCGAACCTCGGCGTCTTCGACTTCGACACCGCCGACCACGCCATGCGGATCCGGTCGCTGCACCCGGGCGTGACCGTCAGCGCCGTGCGTGAGGCCACCGGCTTCGAGCTCGCGGTGCCGGCCCTGGTCCCGACCACGCGAGCGCCGACCGACGAGGACCTCCGCCTGCTCCACGAGGTGCTCGACCCGGCGGGGCAGCGCGAGGGCGAGGTGAAAGCCTGATGCACCCGACCCTGCACACCGCCCTCTGCGACCTGTGCGGCATCCGGGTCCCGATCGTCCAGACCGGCATGGGCTGGGTCGCCGGCCCCCGCCTCGCCGCCGCCACCGCCAACGCCGGCGGGCTCGGGATCCTCGCCGCCGGGACGATGGACTACGAGCAGCTGCGCGCCGCCATCGCCGAGACCCGCGACCGCACCGACGCGCCGTTCGGCGTGAACCTGCGCTCCGACGCGCCCGACGCGGCCGAGCGCTGCGAGCTGCTGATCCGCGAGGGCGTGCGCGTCGCGTCGTTCGCGCTAGCGCCGGACCCCAGGCTCATCGAGCGCCTGAAGTCGGCGGGCGTCGTGGTGATGCCGTCGGTGGGCGCCAAGCGGCACGCCGAGAAGGTGGTGGCCTGGGGCGCCGACGCGGTGCTGGTCCAGGGCGGCGAGGGGGGCGGCCATACCGGGCCCGTCCCCACGTCGCTGCTGCTCCCGCAGGTGGTCGACACGGTGGACGTGCCCGTGGTCGCGGCCGGCGGGTTCTTCGACGGTCGGGGCCTCGTCGCCGCGCTCGCCTACGGCGCCGCCGGCATCGCCATGGGCACCCGGTTCCTGCTGACCCAGGACAGCCCGGTGCCGGCGGCGGTGAAGGACGTGTACCGGTCGAAGGCGGTGACCGACACCCTCGTCACCACCCAGGTCGACGGGGTCCCGCACCGGGTGCTGCGCACCGACTTCACCGAGCGGCTCCACCGCGCCGGTCCTGTGATCGGCCTGCCCCGCGCCCTCCGCAACGCGGCGCGCTTCCGGCGGCTGTCCGGGCTGCGGTGGCGCGACCTCCTGCGCGAGGGACGAGCCATGCGCACCGCCCAGGAGCTCACGTGGAGCCAGGTCCTGATGGCCGCGAACACGCCGATGCTGCTGAAGGCGGCGATGGTCGACGGCCGCCCCGACCTCGGCGTGATGTCGAGCGGCCAGGTCGTCGGCCTCCTCGACGACCTCCCCACGGTGGCCGAGCTCATCGACCGCATCCTCGAGGAGGCCGAGGCGACGCTGAAGCGGCTCGGCGCGTGACCGCCACGATCGCCGCCGACGCGCTCGTCGAGCCGGGCTGGGGCGCGGTGGCGGACGCCTTCCGCGCCAACTTCGACCACGGCGAGGTCGGCGCCGCCTGCGCCGTGCACCACGACGGGCGCCTGACCGTCGACCTCTGGGGCGGGCTCGCCGACCGCGACGCCGGCCGGCCCTGGTCGCGGGACACGATCGTGATCGTCTTCTCGAGCACGAAGGGGGTCACCGCGATCGCCGCCAACCTCCTCATCGACGCCGGCCGGCTCGACCCCGACGCGCCCGTCGCCCGCTACTGGCCCGAGTTCGCGGCGAGCGGCAAGGCCGGCGTCACCGTCGCCATGGCGCTCTCGCACCGGGCCGGGCTGGCGGCCGTCGACGCCGACCTCACGATCGACGACCTCGTGGCTTGGGACCCGGTGGTGGACGCGATCGCGGCCCAGGCACCGAACTGGGAGCCGGGCACCGCCCACGGCTACCACTCGCGCACCTTCGGGTGGATCGTGGGCGAGCTGATCCGGCGCGTGACGGGGCGGATGCCCGGCGCCTTCGTGGCCGAGGAGCTGGCCCGCCCCCTCGGCCTCGACTTCTTCCTCGGCCTCCCCGAATCCGAGGACCGCCGCGTCGCCACCCTGTACCCGGCGCCGGAGGCCGCCGCCCTCGACGAGCTCGCGGCCGCCGACCCGACGACCCTGTTCGCGCGGGTCCTGACCGGTCCGTCGAACCTGCTCCACTACGACGAGCAGTGGAACACCCGCCGGCTGCGCGGCGCCCAGCTGCCGTCGTCGAACGGCCACGGCGACGCCCGGTCCCTCGCCCGCCTCTACGCCGCCTGCCTCGGCCCCGTCGACGGGGTGCGGGTGCTGAGCGACGCCGCGCTCGACCGCGCCACCGCGGTCCAGGCCGAGGGGCCGGACCTCGTCCTCGGCCAGCCGCTCACCTTCGGCCTCGGGTTCTCGTTGCCGCCCACGCTCGGGCCCGCGGCGGGGCCGCGCTCGTTCGGCCATGCCGGCGCCGGCGGCTCGCTCGCCTACGCCGACCGCGACCGCGGCCTGGGCTTCGGGTACGTCATGAACCGGATGCGGCTCGGGCGGCCCGAGGACGACCAGCGGGCGGCCCGGCTCAGCGCGGCCGCGGCCGCGTGCGCCGAATGAACGCGGCGACGGGCCGTCCGGAGCGCGCGACGATGCCGCGATGGGGCTGAGCGCCGAGGACGCGCGCGCCGTCTTCGACCGGCGCCGCGAGGCCTGGCTCGCCGAGGACGTCGCCGCCTACCTCGACTGCTGGGTCGACGACCTCGTGCTCGAGACGCCGGGACGGGTGGTGCGGGGGCGGGCCGACTACGAGACCATGGTCCGCGGCTCGCTCCGATGGGCCCGCCCGCGCGCCTTCAAGGTTCACCACCTCGCCGCCGACGGCGACGTCGTGCTGGCCGACTGGACCATCACCGTCGAGCGCCGGGCCGACGGGCAGGCGGTGACGTGGCGGGGGATGAGCGCCTGCGAGCTGCGTGACGGCCGGATCGTGTGGTGGCGCGAGTACTACCAGGACCCGGCCGCCCTCGCTCGCGCCGCCCGCGGGTAGCGTCGCCCGCCCCCATGGACCTCACGTTCACCGCCGCCGAGGAGGCGTTCCGGGCCGAGTGCCGGGCCTGGCTGGGCGAGCACGTCCCGGTCGGGCTCCCCTCGGGCGACACCCGGGAGGGCTTCGCCGCCCACCTCGAGTGGGAGCGGGCCCTCTTCGACGCCCGGTTCGCGGTCGTGTCGTGGCCGGTCGAGTACGGCGGGCGCGACGCGTCGCCGATGGAGTGGCTGATCTTCGAGGAGGAGTACTACCGGGCCGGCGGGCCGCAGCGGGTCACCCAGAACGGCATCTTCCTGCTGGCGCCGACCGTCTTCGAGTTCGGCACGAGGGCCCAGCAGGACCGCATCCTGCCCCGCATGGCCGCGGCCGAGGACCTCTGGTGCCAGGGCTGGTCGGAGCCGAACGCCGGCAGCGACCTGGCCGGGATCCAGAGCCGGGCCGAGCGCGACGAGGCCGCCGGGGGCTGGCGCCTGTCGGGGCAGAAGACCTGGACCACCCGGGGCGCCTTCTGCACCCACCTCTTCGGGCTGTTCCGCAGCGACCCGGCCGCGGCCCGGCACCGCGGCCTCACCTACTTCCTCGTGCCCCTCGACGCCCCCGGCGTCACCGTGCGCGGCTTCGGCCGCCTCGACGGCGACGAGGGCTTCGCCGAGGTGTTCCTCGACGACGTGCTCGTCCCCGACGACGACGTCCTCGGCGCCGTCCACGAGGGCTGGCGGGTGGCGATGGCCACCACGAGCGCGGAGCGGGGCCTGACGCTGCGCAGCCCCGGCCGGTTCCTCGCCGGCGCCGACCGCCTGCTCGAGCTCTGGCGGGAGCGGGGCGGCGACGCCGACGCCGCGCTCGGCGACGCCGTGGTCCAGGCCTGGATCGACGCCGACGCCTACCGGTGGCAGACGTTCTGGACCGTGACGAGGATGACCGCGGGCGAGCCGCTCGGCGCCGAGCCGAGCCTCACGAAGGTGTTCTGGAGCGAGCTCGACGTCCGGCTCCACGAGCACGCGCTCGCCCTCCTCGGCGCCGACGCCGAACTCACCGACGACGGGCCCTGGATGAAGGGCTACGAGTTCGCGCTGTCGGGGCCGATCTACGCCGGCACCAACGAGATCCAGCGCAACGTGATCGCCGAGCGCGTGCTCGGGCTCCCACGCCGCTGACCCGACGGTGCGATTCGCGTTCACCGACGACCAGCTCGCCTTCCGCGACGCCGCGCGCGACCTGCTCGAGCGGGAGTGCCCGCCGGCGGTGGTGCGGGCGGCGTGGACGAGCCCGACCGGGCGCGCCCCGGGCGCCTGGGCCCGCCTGGCCGAGATGGGGGTGCTCGGCGCGCTGGCGCCCGCGGCCGCGGGCGGGCTCGGGCTCACCGTCGTCGACCTCGTGCTCGTCCTCGAGGAGACGGGCTACGCCGCCCTCCCGGAGCCGGTCGTCGAGCACGCCGCCGTGGCGGTGCCGCTGCTCCCGGACCCCGCCGCCGCCGCGGCCGGCCGCCGCACCGCGACCGCGGCGGTCGGGCCCGACCCGCGCGCGGTGTGGGCCGACACCGCCGACCTCGTCGTCGTCGGCGACGGCGCCCGCTGGCGGGTCGTGGACCGGGCCGCGCTGACGCTCGACGCCCACGCCTCCGTCGACGGGGCGCGCCGCCTGTTCGCGCTCGGGCCGACGCCCGACGACGCGCCCGTGGTCACCGACGAGC
Proteins encoded:
- a CDS encoding CoA-transferase, yielding MTATLAEVCVVACAEAFRGDGEILASPIGVIPTLGARLAALTFEPDLVYTDGDALALAAPVRLGDPAAPKVVEAWLPFGRMFDVVWSGRRHVMMGATQIDRYGNQNIACIGPWARPKAQLLGVRGAPGNTVNDPTSYWVPSHSQRVFVPAVDCVSGVGYDRAAAAGPSATVFHEIRRVISNLGVFDFDTADHAMRIRSLHPGVTVSAVREATGFELAVPALVPTTRAPTDEDLRLLHEVLDPAGQREGEVKA
- a CDS encoding nitronate monooxygenase encodes the protein MHPTLHTALCDLCGIRVPIVQTGMGWVAGPRLAAATANAGGLGILAAGTMDYEQLRAAIAETRDRTDAPFGVNLRSDAPDAAERCELLIREGVRVASFALAPDPRLIERLKSAGVVVMPSVGAKRHAEKVVAWGADAVLVQGGEGGGHTGPVPTSLLLPQVVDTVDVPVVAAGGFFDGRGLVAALAYGAAGIAMGTRFLLTQDSPVPAAVKDVYRSKAVTDTLVTTQVDGVPHRVLRTDFTERLHRAGPVIGLPRALRNAARFRRLSGLRWRDLLREGRAMRTAQELTWSQVLMAANTPMLLKAAMVDGRPDLGVMSSGQVVGLLDDLPTVAELIDRILEEAEATLKRLGA
- a CDS encoding serine hydrolase domain-containing protein — protein: MTATIAADALVEPGWGAVADAFRANFDHGEVGAACAVHHDGRLTVDLWGGLADRDAGRPWSRDTIVIVFSSTKGVTAIAANLLIDAGRLDPDAPVARYWPEFAASGKAGVTVAMALSHRAGLAAVDADLTIDDLVAWDPVVDAIAAQAPNWEPGTAHGYHSRTFGWIVGELIRRVTGRMPGAFVAEELARPLGLDFFLGLPESEDRRVATLYPAPEAAALDELAAADPTTLFARVLTGPSNLLHYDEQWNTRRLRGAQLPSSNGHGDARSLARLYAACLGPVDGVRVLSDAALDRATAVQAEGPDLVLGQPLTFGLGFSLPPTLGPAAGPRSFGHAGAGGSLAYADRDRGLGFGYVMNRMRLGRPEDDQRAARLSAAAAACAE
- a CDS encoding nuclear transport factor 2 family protein, giving the protein MGLSAEDARAVFDRRREAWLAEDVAAYLDCWVDDLVLETPGRVVRGRADYETMVRGSLRWARPRAFKVHHLAADGDVVLADWTITVERRADGQAVTWRGMSACELRDGRIVWWREYYQDPAALARAARG
- a CDS encoding acyl-CoA dehydrogenase family protein; this translates as MDLTFTAAEEAFRAECRAWLGEHVPVGLPSGDTREGFAAHLEWERALFDARFAVVSWPVEYGGRDASPMEWLIFEEEYYRAGGPQRVTQNGIFLLAPTVFEFGTRAQQDRILPRMAAAEDLWCQGWSEPNAGSDLAGIQSRAERDEAAGGWRLSGQKTWTTRGAFCTHLFGLFRSDPAAARHRGLTYFLVPLDAPGVTVRGFGRLDGDEGFAEVFLDDVLVPDDDVLGAVHEGWRVAMATTSAERGLTLRSPGRFLAGADRLLELWRERGGDADAALGDAVVQAWIDADAYRWQTFWTVTRMTAGEPLGAEPSLTKVFWSELDVRLHEHALALLGADAELTDDGPWMKGYEFALSGPIYAGTNEIQRNVIAERVLGLPRR
- a CDS encoding acyl-CoA dehydrogenase family protein translates to MRFAFTDDQLAFRDAARDLLERECPPAVVRAAWTSPTGRAPGAWARLAEMGVLGALAPAAAGGLGLTVVDLVLVLEETGYAALPEPVVEHAAVAVPLLPDPAAAAAGRRTATAAVGPDPRAVWADTADLVVVGDGARWRVVDRAALTLDAHASVDGARRLFALGPTPDDAPVVTDEHAFDRGALGFAAQLVGLARRMLDLTVGYVTERHQFGVPVGSFQAVQHQLADARVALEFARPLVYRAAWSLAHQDPAAAVHVSMAKAQAAGAAHRAGRAALQCHGAIGYSYEYDLHLFLKRAWALAVAWGDPRWHRARVRRAIL